CCATACCCACTCAGATAACGCCAGTTCAGCGATAAATATAATAGGAACAAGAACAAATAGGTATTGCCATTTGGCATTGATAGCGCTTTTATCGTCGCTTAATAGCAGCTCCCAAACAATTGGGTTTAGGTGCAAATTAAGTTCTTCATAGGCTTGAGTATCAAGAAGTAATACAGTCAAACCTGCGGTCGATGCCAATACGCCAACTATGCGAAATAGCTTATAGTTGGGTAGCAAAAAGGTCAGCGGAAATATCAGTAATACATAAAGGGCAAAGATCAGAAATCCAAAGTGTCCCACCCAAGAGGCGAACAGATAGGATTGACCCAAGATAGTATCTGGCCAAGGAGATTCCGCTATGTAGCGCGTGCCAATTAGCATGGCAACAATGACGTTGAAGAAACTGAACCAGTGTCCCCAACTCACTAATCTAGAAACGCGCTCTGCGTATGAATTACCGCTATTTACCATGAATATCGATTCTTGTGATTTAACTTAGTCTTCAACTGATGCGGCTAGCGCGTCAGCAAAGGTTTTTGCGATGGCTTGTCTTTGGCCTTTAGCAACATTTTGATTAAGTATGTTGGTTGCAATATTCCCTACTAGCATCAAACTCAGTTCAGGCGTAGATTCGTGTTTTTCTAGTACTGCTGCGATCTCGGCCAACATGGTTTCAATTTTTTGATCGCTGTATTTAGATGTAATAGGCATAATTACTCTGCTAATGATAGTGTCTTCGGCATATGATACCCTACTCTTGTTTATAACTGAAAGCACAAGAGATAGAAATCTCCCATGAGTTTACAATTATCCAATGTCATTTTACATCAATTAGTTAAAGATTCAGAGCAACAACTGTCGGTAAACTTTAGAGACAGTGCTCTTGAGAATGATGCATCCACAGAAAGTTTAGTCGCTGAACTACATCGTGTATTCAATGCTAAGGCTGGCAAAGGCTTTGGTTCATTTGGTGAAGCGAGTGAGGTTCAATCCTGGCTTGATGCTATATTGTCTCAACAGCTCGATTTTTACACTTTCTCACAAAATAGTGCCAAGCGTCTTGTATCAGAGATTGCCAAGTATTCATTTGCCGAGGAGGGTTTTCTGATCCTCGCTCATTATCAATCACTGGCAACTGAGTATCTGTTTGTAGGATTGCTGCCATCGAACCAAAGTCTGAAGGTAACAGAAGGGCTAGATATTAGTGCTACTGATTATCTAGATATCGGTAAGATGGATATCGCCGCTAGAATCGACTTATCGACTTATCAAACAGATAAAGACTCAAATCGTTACCTGACTTATGTAAAAGGGCGTGTAGGGCGTAAAGTTGCTGACTTTTTCTTAGATTTTCTACAGGCTGAAACCGGCCTAGATACCAAACAGCAGAACCTTGTATTGATGCAAGCGGTCGAAGACTTCGTATCGGATGCTAAGTTTGAAAAAGACGAAGCAGACTCGTATCGCAAGCAAGTTGCGGAATACTGCAACGAGCAGATCAAAAGCGGTGATGAGGTTGAAGTAGCCGAGTTGTCTGCGGAGTTGCCTAAAAGCCATGAAGGCACAAGCTTTGTTGAGTTTACTGGTGAGCAAGGCTATGAGCTGGAAGAGAGCTTCCCAGGTGATCGCGCTACCGTGCGCAAGCTAACTAAATTTGTTGGCGCGGGTGGCGGTTTAAATATTAGCTTTGACTCATTGTTAATGGGCGAGCGAGTTTTTTATGATCCAGAAACAGACACCCTCACTATTAAGGGTACGCCTCCGAACTTGCGAGATCAGTTAACTCGTAAAGGTTAAATGGTGGCATAACTGAGTGAATTATTAAGCGCAGCAATTGAAGCTGTGCTTTTTTTATGCAAAAAGTATGAAATTGCTTGTCATTTACGACACATTTTTTAAATATGGTATATCAAGGTTTATATGCAGATACGGTAGGTGGTTGCCTTTTGTATTCGCGAGCAAATACACGGAGTAAATGAGAATGCGAGTAGGTTTAGTTGGCTGGCGTGGAATGGTGGGCTCTGTGCTCATGCAACGTATGGTTGAAGAGCGTGATTTTGATGTAATTGAGCCGGTGTTTTATAGCACCTCACAAATTGGTATCCCGGCCCCTGTGTTTATGGGCAAGGATGCAGGCTTATTGCAAGATGCGTTTGATATTGAAAGTCTAAAGCAGCTTGATGCCATCATCACCTGTCAAGGTGGCGGTTATACCGAGCGCGTATATCCAAAGCTTAGACAAGCTGGGTGGAAGGGCTATTGGATTGATGCCGCGTCCACACTGCGTATGGATAAAGACGCCATTATCACCTTAGACCCGGTCAACCTTGCTCAGATCCAACAAGGCATTCATTCTGGAACAACCACCTTTGTTGGCGGAAACTGTACCGTGAGTTTGATGTTGATGGCATTAGGCGGCCTTTATGAGAAAGGTATGGTTGAGTGGATGAGCGCAATGACCTATCAAGCGGCATCTGGAGCGGGAGCTAAGAATATGCGTGAGCTTATCGTGCAGATGGGCGCGGTGCACAGCTCAGTTGCCTCAGATTTAGCTGATCCTGCTTCTTCTATTTTGGATATTGATAAAAAAGTCGCTGCCGCTATTCGCAGTGAAGGCTTTCCTACTGACCAGTTTGGCGCGCCTTTAGCGGGCTCTCTTATCCCTTGGATTGATGTTAAACGTGATAACGGCCAGAGCAAAGAGGAGTGGAAAGCGGGTTCAGAAGCGAACAAGATTCTAGGCTCTGATGGTAATCCGATCCCGATTGATGGTACTTGCGTTAGAATCGGCGCGATGCGTTGTCATGCACAGGCACTCACTATCAAGCTTAAACAAGATGTCCCTATGGATGAAATTGAAGAAATTATTGGTACGCACAACGACTGGGTTAAAGTTGTACCAAATGACCGAGATATCACAGCGCAAGAGCTGACTCCGGCTAAAGTAACTGGCACCATGTCTGTACCAGTTGGCCGTCTGCGTAAGATGTCGATGGGTAACGATTTCCTAAATGCCTTTACCGTAGGCGATCAATTGCTATGGGGCGCTGCGGAGCCATTGCGTCGCACTCTGCGTATTATCCTTGAGCAGAAGTAAGCTTTAAATAAACAAAAAAAGCGCCTAACGGCGCTTTTTTTATATCTTAAATCTGAGGTCAGCTGTAATCAGATTCGTTAGTTACTTTTACTACTCGCTCCGCATGGCTTGGCAGTTCACTACCACAGTGCTTGCAGTGAAAGGCATCTGGTTCGTGATCATTCTTCATGCAATTGGGGCACATCACTAGTGAGCGGTGCTCTTTATATTCTCGTTTCTGTACTTTCAGTTCTTGATTCATCTCTGCGGTAATGATCCCGGTGGGCACCGCGAGAATGGAGTAACCCAATAACATAGTTAAAGAGGCGATAGCTCTACCTAGTGGAGTGGCGGGAGATATATCGCCATAGCCAACGGTGGTAATGGTCACAATAGCCCAATATATGCTGGTGGGGATGCTAGTAAATCCGTGCTCTGGTCCCTCTATTACATAAAGAAGGCTGCCAAAGATGGTAACTAGTATTGCCACCATACTGAAAAATATAAAAACCTTTCGCCGTGAGTTAAGTAGTGAGCGAAGTATCACGTTTGAGTCTTGAATAAACTTAACTAACTTAAGGATGCGGAAAATGCGCATCACCCGCAATAATCTCACCACACCTAAGAAATGCGCATCAGCAATAATCAAGGCTAAATAGAAAGGAAGTATAGCAATGAGGTCGACTACGCCATAAAAGCTCTTGGCATAAGCCCACGGTTTCGGAGAGCAGTACAGCCTAAGGAGATACTCAATAGTGAAGATAACGGTAAATGTCAGCTCAAGCATACCCAGCTCGAACCTATAGGTATCAGCAAAGCCGACCATTGAACCGAGTATCAGCACCATTAAAGAAGCAAGGATGGTAATAATGAGTGTTATGTCAAATATCCGGCCCGCTGGCGTATCGGTTCGGAATATAATGACATACAGCTTATGTCGGAATGTATTTTCAGGATGAGCCATAGTTTATCTATATAACAAAATCTTTTATATCAAAAGGATAGCACTAGTTGCATGTTGAGGTTGTTTGTTGAGTACGGTTTATTAGAAACAAAAACGGCCAGCACTAAGGCTGACCGTTGTCGATGTATCCAATTGCACTAGTGCACAATAAGCAAACCGGGGAATAGGGCGCCAATACCACCGGCGATAAACTCAATGCCAAGTGCACCCAATACTAACCCCATAATACGAGTAACAACGTTGATGCCTGTTTGGCCTAATACTCTGACGATTAAAGGGGCAGAGCGAAACAACGCCCAACAACAAAATGAAAATATCAATACGGTAATGGTGATAGCCAAGTAATCCACGGCTCCAGAGTGATTAGAGCCAAATACAATCGTTGAGCTTATCGCACCAGGGCCAGCCATTAGAGGCATGGCTAAAGGTACTACTCCTACTTGCTCTTTACTAACGCTCTCGGCTTTTTCTTGTTTGTTTTGCTTTTGCTCACCCAGTTGACCGTTCATCATCGAGAAAGCAATGGTCATAAGCAGCAATCCGCCCGCAATTCGAAACGAATCTAACGAGATACTAAACATATCTAGCAGCAGCTGTCCCGCAAATAGAGAAGTGATCAAGATTACTGCAACCGCGATGTTTGCCGTTGATGCTGTCTTTATACGTTCTTCCGGTGATAGGTGACTGGTAAGTGAAACAAAAACCGGCATGATTCCTACCGGGTTCACGATAGCGAAAAGACCTACAAAAAATTGCAGGTAAACAGTGAAGTCTACGCCAAACATGAGTGGGCCTCGGGTTAATTAGTTAGAGGAGTTGAATTGCCGCCTACTTTAATGGAGTAGGCCAAATGACACCAATGAAAATATTTAAGTCTGCTATGCGTTATTCATTAGCAAAACTAATGTGAAATATGAACCAGTGGATCGCTAAATGTATTGTAGATAATTACTCATAACGGGAATTAACATATTTTTATTAATGTGAACAAAAGGGGGTAAGGTTTCGGTATGTGTTTGATTTATGTTAATTGATGGTTATAATCAATGCCTTAAATATGCTTTAGAGCGTCATTTATGCAAGATTCGAATAATATCCACTGTGGCATATTATTCAGCAAGCAAAGCAACAATGCCCTGATTATAAGTATTATTGTCATACAAGATGCTATTTTAAATTACATCTACTAATAACTATTTAGGGGTATTTGTTAGTAGGAAAGTGATCTTCGTCAATTTTATTCGCGGATCGAAATAATATACTCGTCAGTGAAAGCTATTTACTAAGTCCTATTGCTGACTGGTGAGAACTTACTAAAAAGTTTTTAATTTTAAATCTCTAGGAGTTAATTATGCCTGTAACAAATATGGCTGAACTGGATGCTCTCGTAGCTCGCGTTAAAGCAGCTCAAGCTGAATTCTCTACGTTTTCACAAGAAAAAGTAGATGCAATCTTCCGTGCTGCTTCTCTAGCAGCTAACCAAGCTCGTATTCCTCTAGCTCAACAAGCAGTAGAAGAATCTGGCATGGGTATTGTGGAAGACAAGGTAATCAAAAACCACTTCGCTTCTGAATTCATCTACAACAAATATAAAGACGAAAAAACCTGTGGCATTCTTGATGAAGACGACAGCCTAGGTACTATGACTATCGCAGAACCTGTAGGTATTATCTGTGGTATCGTTCCAACGACTAACCCAACATCTACTGCGATCTTTAAGTCATTAATCTCGCTTAAAACTCGTAACGGTATCATCTTCTCACCACACCCACGTGCTAAAAACTCTACTAACGACGCAGCTAAACTTGTTCTAGATGCAGCAGTAGCAGCGGGCGCACCGAAAGACATCATTGGTTGGATTGACCAACCATCTGTTGAGCTATCAAATGGTCTAATGAAGCATGAAGGTATCGCACTTATCCTTGCAACTGGTGGTCCAGGCATGGTTAAAGCAGCATACTCTTCAGGTAAACCAGCTATCGGTGTTGGTGCAGGTAACGTTCCAGTTGTTATCGATGAAACTGCTGATATCAAACGTGCAGTAGCTTCTATCCTAATGTCTAAAACATTCGATAACGGTGTTGTATGTGCTTCTGAGCAAGCAGCTATCGTAGTTGATGAAGTATATGACGAAGTTAAAGAGCGTTTTGCTTCTCATAAAGCATATGTTCTGTCTAAAACAGAAGCAGAAAAAGTACGTAAAGTACTTCTAATCGACGGCGCGCTAAACGCAAAAATCGTTGGTCAACCAGCGGCTAAAATCGCAGACATGGCGGGCATTAAAGTTCCTGCTGATACTAAAGTTCTTGTTGGTGAAGGTCTTGGTAAGGTTTCTTACGATGACGAATTCGCTCACGAGAAATTGTCTCCAACTCTAGGTCTATTCCGCGCTGACAACTTCGAAGATGCAGTTGCTCAAGCGGTAACTATGGTTGAAATCGGTGGTATCGGCCACACTTCTGGCCTATACACAGACCAAGACGTAAACGCTGATCGTATCCGTTACTTCGGTGACAAGCTGAAAACAGCACGTATTCTTGTAAACATCCCAACTACTCACGGTGGTATCGGTGACCTTTACAACTTCAACGTTGCACCTTCTCTAACTCTAGGTTGTGGTTCTTGGGGTGGTAACTCTATCTCTGAGAACGTAGGTCCTAAGCACCTTATCAACAAGAAAACTGTAGCGAAGCGAGCTGAAAATATGTTGTGGCACAAACTACCTAAGTCTATCTACTTCCGTCGTGGTAGCCTTCCAATCGCTCTTGGTGATCTTGAAGGTAAGAAACGCGCATTCCTAGTAACTGACCGTTTCCTATTCAACAACGGTTATGCTGATGAAGTAGTTCAACTTCTTAAAGCTCAAGGCATTGAAGTTCAAGTATTCTTCGACGTAGAAGCAGATCCAACGCTATCTGTAGTTAAGAAAGGTGCTGAAGCGATGCAAAGCTTCCAGCCTGACGTTATCCTAGCGCTAGGTGGCGGCTCGCCAATGGATGCTGCGAAAATCATGTGGGTAATGTACGAGCACCCAGAAACTCACTTTGAAGAACTTGCAATGCGCTTTATGGATATCCGTAAACGTATCTACAAGTTCCCTAAAATGGGTCAAAAAGCTGAGCTTGTATGTATCACTACAACTTCAGGTACAGGTTCAGAGGTTACTCCATTCGCTGTTGTTACAGACGACGAAACTGGTGCTAAATACCCTCTAGCTGACTACGAATTAACGCCTAACATGGCTATCGTAGATGCGAACCTAGTAATGAACATGCCTAAGTCTCTAACCGCATTTGGTGGTTATGACGCAGTAACTCACGCACTAGAAGCTTACGTATCTGTTCTGGCTAACGAATACTCTGATGGTCAAGCTCTTCAAGCACTTAAGATGCTTAAAGAATACCTACCATCAAGCTATAAAAATGGTTCTGCTGACCCAATCGCTCGTGAGAAAGTACACAATGCTGCAACCATCGCTGGTATCGCATTTGCACAGTCTTTCTTAGGTGTTTGTCACTCAATCGCTCACAAAATCGGTGCTGAGTTCCACTTACCACACGGTCTTGCTAACGCATTGATGATCTCTAACGTGGTTCGTTACAACGCAAACGACAACCCAACTAAGCAGACTGCATTCTCTCAATACGACCGTCCACAAGCACGTCGTCGTTACGCTGAGGTTGC
Above is a genomic segment from Vibrio gallicus containing:
- a CDS encoding YejL family protein gives rise to the protein MPITSKYSDQKIETMLAEIAAVLEKHESTPELSLMLVGNIATNILNQNVAKGQRQAIAKTFADALAASVED
- the yejK gene encoding nucleoid-associated protein YejK gives rise to the protein MSLQLSNVILHQLVKDSEQQLSVNFRDSALENDASTESLVAELHRVFNAKAGKGFGSFGEASEVQSWLDAILSQQLDFYTFSQNSAKRLVSEIAKYSFAEEGFLILAHYQSLATEYLFVGLLPSNQSLKVTEGLDISATDYLDIGKMDIAARIDLSTYQTDKDSNRYLTYVKGRVGRKVADFFLDFLQAETGLDTKQQNLVLMQAVEDFVSDAKFEKDEADSYRKQVAEYCNEQIKSGDEVEVAELSAELPKSHEGTSFVEFTGEQGYELEESFPGDRATVRKLTKFVGAGGGLNISFDSLLMGERVFYDPETDTLTIKGTPPNLRDQLTRKG
- the asd gene encoding aspartate-semialdehyde dehydrogenase, whose translation is MRVGLVGWRGMVGSVLMQRMVEERDFDVIEPVFYSTSQIGIPAPVFMGKDAGLLQDAFDIESLKQLDAIITCQGGGYTERVYPKLRQAGWKGYWIDAASTLRMDKDAIITLDPVNLAQIQQGIHSGTTTFVGGNCTVSLMLMALGGLYEKGMVEWMSAMTYQAASGAGAKNMRELIVQMGAVHSSVASDLADPASSILDIDKKVAAAIRSEGFPTDQFGAPLAGSLIPWIDVKRDNGQSKEEWKAGSEANKILGSDGNPIPIDGTCVRIGAMRCHAQALTIKLKQDVPMDEIEEIIGTHNDWVKVVPNDRDITAQELTPAKVTGTMSVPVGRLRKMSMGNDFLNAFTVGDQLLWGAAEPLRRTLRIILEQK
- a CDS encoding ion transporter codes for the protein MAHPENTFRHKLYVIIFRTDTPAGRIFDITLIITILASLMVLILGSMVGFADTYRFELGMLELTFTVIFTIEYLLRLYCSPKPWAYAKSFYGVVDLIAILPFYLALIIADAHFLGVVRLLRVMRIFRILKLVKFIQDSNVILRSLLNSRRKVFIFFSMVAILVTIFGSLLYVIEGPEHGFTSIPTSIYWAIVTITTVGYGDISPATPLGRAIASLTMLLGYSILAVPTGIITAEMNQELKVQKREYKEHRSLVMCPNCMKNDHEPDAFHCKHCGSELPSHAERVVKVTNESDYS
- a CDS encoding YchE family NAAT transporter, which codes for MFGVDFTVYLQFFVGLFAIVNPVGIMPVFVSLTSHLSPEERIKTASTANIAVAVILITSLFAGQLLLDMFSISLDSFRIAGGLLLMTIAFSMMNGQLGEQKQNKQEKAESVSKEQVGVVPLAMPLMAGPGAISSTIVFGSNHSGAVDYLAITITVLIFSFCCWALFRSAPLIVRVLGQTGINVVTRIMGLVLGALGIEFIAGGIGALFPGLLIVH
- the adhE gene encoding bifunctional acetaldehyde-CoA/alcohol dehydrogenase, with the protein product MPVTNMAELDALVARVKAAQAEFSTFSQEKVDAIFRAASLAANQARIPLAQQAVEESGMGIVEDKVIKNHFASEFIYNKYKDEKTCGILDEDDSLGTMTIAEPVGIICGIVPTTNPTSTAIFKSLISLKTRNGIIFSPHPRAKNSTNDAAKLVLDAAVAAGAPKDIIGWIDQPSVELSNGLMKHEGIALILATGGPGMVKAAYSSGKPAIGVGAGNVPVVIDETADIKRAVASILMSKTFDNGVVCASEQAAIVVDEVYDEVKERFASHKAYVLSKTEAEKVRKVLLIDGALNAKIVGQPAAKIADMAGIKVPADTKVLVGEGLGKVSYDDEFAHEKLSPTLGLFRADNFEDAVAQAVTMVEIGGIGHTSGLYTDQDVNADRIRYFGDKLKTARILVNIPTTHGGIGDLYNFNVAPSLTLGCGSWGGNSISENVGPKHLINKKTVAKRAENMLWHKLPKSIYFRRGSLPIALGDLEGKKRAFLVTDRFLFNNGYADEVVQLLKAQGIEVQVFFDVEADPTLSVVKKGAEAMQSFQPDVILALGGGSPMDAAKIMWVMYEHPETHFEELAMRFMDIRKRIYKFPKMGQKAELVCITTTSGTGSEVTPFAVVTDDETGAKYPLADYELTPNMAIVDANLVMNMPKSLTAFGGYDAVTHALEAYVSVLANEYSDGQALQALKMLKEYLPSSYKNGSADPIAREKVHNAATIAGIAFAQSFLGVCHSIAHKIGAEFHLPHGLANALMISNVVRYNANDNPTKQTAFSQYDRPQARRRYAEVADHLGLSQAGDRTAQKIERLLTWLEELKVELDIPTSIQAAGVAESDFLAKLDELSVEAFDDQCTGANPRYPLISELKEVLVDSYYGKPYVEGETFEGTTVIKKKADQVVKAAPAKAKKDKADA